In Oryzihumus leptocrescens, the following are encoded in one genomic region:
- a CDS encoding non-heme iron oxygenase ferredoxin subunit gives MTETTGEFVRVCSVDDLPEVGAVAADVNGTLVAIVRDSAGDIHAIDDTCSHANVSLSEGEVEDCSIECWLHGSRFDLRSGKPTGLPAITPIAVYPVKIDGGDVFVSVTKEN, from the coding sequence ATGACCGAGACGACCGGCGAGTTCGTGCGCGTCTGCTCCGTCGACGACCTGCCCGAGGTGGGCGCCGTCGCGGCCGACGTCAACGGCACCCTGGTGGCGATCGTGCGCGACAGCGCGGGTGACATCCACGCCATCGACGACACCTGCAGCCACGCCAACGTGTCCCTGTCCGAGGGAGAGGTCGAGGACTGCAGCATCGAGTGCTGGCTGCACGGCTCGCGGTTCGACCTGCGCAGCGGCAAGCCGACCGGGCTGCCGGCCATCACCCCCATTGCTGTCTACCCCGTGAAGATCGACGGCGGCGACGTGTTCGTCTCCGTGACGAAGGAGAACTGA
- the sufD gene encoding Fe-S cluster assembly protein SufD: MTVVTPQPHTDAAEAFVPDQSRAERRTSFEVADFAVPNGREEEWRFTPVDRLADLMQVEPSDEGALLVETQAPEGVELLDLPLTDERVGTAFVPADRAAASGWAGTASALYVGIPKETDLAEPVVVRLKGDARKRGNGHTVIDAGRHSRATVVLSHTGSAQHLGNVEIRVGDGAELTFVTVQEWDDDALHVAQNDALVGRDATLKHIAVTLGGEVVRVSTNVRYAGPGGSAECLGVYFADSHQHQEHRLFVDHEAPHCKSYVQYKGALQGESAHTVWIGDVLIRAAAEGTDTYELNRNLVLTDGARADSVPNLEIETGEIVGAGHASATGRFDDEQLFYLQARGIPEDQARRLVVRGFFADIVHRIGVPEVQEHLMAAIDAELSGSMGEQAEAVTA, from the coding sequence ATGACGGTCGTGACCCCCCAGCCCCACACCGACGCGGCCGAGGCCTTCGTCCCGGACCAGTCGCGCGCCGAGCGCCGGACCTCCTTCGAGGTGGCCGACTTCGCGGTGCCGAACGGCCGCGAGGAGGAGTGGCGCTTCACCCCCGTCGACCGCCTGGCCGACCTCATGCAGGTCGAGCCCAGCGACGAGGGCGCCCTGCTCGTCGAGACCCAGGCGCCCGAGGGCGTCGAGCTGCTCGACCTGCCGCTGACCGACGAGCGGGTCGGCACGGCCTTCGTGCCCGCCGACCGGGCCGCGGCCTCCGGCTGGGCCGGCACCGCCTCGGCGCTCTACGTGGGCATCCCGAAGGAGACCGACCTGGCCGAGCCGGTCGTGGTCCGGCTCAAGGGCGACGCCCGCAAGCGGGGCAACGGCCACACCGTCATCGACGCCGGCCGGCACAGCCGCGCCACGGTCGTGCTCAGCCACACCGGCTCCGCCCAGCACCTGGGCAACGTCGAGATCCGCGTCGGCGACGGCGCCGAGCTGACCTTCGTCACGGTGCAGGAGTGGGACGACGACGCCCTCCACGTCGCCCAGAACGACGCCCTCGTTGGCCGCGACGCCACGCTCAAGCACATCGCGGTCACCCTCGGTGGCGAGGTCGTGCGGGTGTCCACCAACGTGCGCTACGCCGGGCCGGGCGGCTCGGCCGAGTGCCTGGGCGTCTACTTCGCCGACTCGCACCAGCACCAGGAGCACCGCCTCTTCGTCGACCACGAGGCGCCGCACTGCAAGAGCTACGTGCAGTACAAGGGTGCGCTGCAGGGCGAGAGCGCCCACACCGTCTGGATCGGCGACGTCCTCATCCGCGCGGCGGCCGAGGGCACCGACACCTACGAGCTCAACCGCAACCTGGTCCTCACCGACGGCGCCCGCGCCGACTCGGTGCCCAACCTGGAGATCGAGACCGGCGAGATCGTCGGCGCCGGCCACGCCTCGGCGACCGGGCGCTTCGACGACGAGCAGCTGTTCTACCTGCAGGCCCGCGGCATCCCCGAGGACCAGGCGCGCCGCCTGGTCGTGCGCGGCTTCTTCGCCGACATCGTGCACCGCATCGGCGTGCCCGAGGTGCAGGAGCACCTCATGGCCGCGATCGACGCCGAGCTGTCCGGGTCGATGGGCGAGCAGGCCGAGGCGGTCACCGCGTGA
- a CDS encoding cysteine desulfurase: protein MTDVTPEGFTSEELAAIRADFPILSRQVRDGRALVYLDSGATSHKPSAVLDAERSFYEQHNSAVHRGAHQLAEEATDAFESARETVASFIGARAQDVVFTKNATEAINLVAYAFSNAAAPGAMDGADPAVAERFALGPGDEIVVTEMEHHANLVPWQELARRTGATLRWLGVTDDGRLDLADLETVVTERTKVLAFTHVSNVLGTVNPVAPLVARARAVGALTLLDACQSVPHLAVDVADLGVDFVAFSGHKMLGPMGIGVLWGRSELLAAMPPFLTGGSMIELVRMEGSTYAAPPQRFEAGVPMAAQAVGLAAACDYLTKLGMDRVAAHEHALTEALLAGLAQRPWVRVLGPTDGTDRSGAVAFEVDGVHAHDVGQVLDDAGVAVRVGHHCAWPLHRRFGVTASARASFAAYNTLEEVEALLAALDRVPAVFGMEG from the coding sequence ATGACCGACGTCACCCCGGAGGGGTTCACCAGCGAGGAGCTGGCCGCGATCCGCGCCGACTTCCCGATCCTGTCGCGCCAGGTGCGTGACGGGCGCGCGCTGGTCTACCTGGACTCCGGGGCGACGTCGCACAAGCCGTCCGCCGTGCTCGACGCCGAGCGCTCCTTCTACGAGCAGCACAACTCGGCGGTGCACCGCGGCGCCCACCAGCTCGCCGAGGAGGCCACCGACGCGTTCGAGTCGGCCCGCGAGACGGTCGCCTCGTTCATCGGTGCCCGGGCCCAGGACGTGGTGTTCACCAAGAACGCCACGGAGGCGATCAACCTGGTCGCCTACGCGTTCAGCAACGCCGCGGCTCCCGGCGCGATGGACGGCGCCGACCCGGCCGTCGCGGAGCGGTTCGCCCTCGGTCCCGGCGACGAGATCGTCGTCACCGAGATGGAGCACCACGCCAACCTCGTGCCCTGGCAGGAGCTGGCCCGCCGCACCGGCGCCACGCTGCGCTGGCTCGGCGTCACCGACGACGGCCGGCTCGACCTGGCCGACCTCGAGACGGTCGTCACCGAGCGCACCAAGGTGCTGGCGTTCACCCACGTCTCCAACGTGCTCGGCACGGTCAACCCGGTGGCGCCCCTGGTCGCGCGGGCCCGCGCCGTCGGGGCGCTCACCCTGCTCGACGCGTGCCAGTCGGTGCCCCACCTGGCGGTGGACGTGGCCGACCTCGGCGTCGACTTCGTCGCCTTCAGCGGCCACAAGATGCTCGGCCCGATGGGCATCGGCGTGCTGTGGGGCCGCTCCGAGCTGCTCGCGGCGATGCCGCCGTTCCTCACCGGTGGCTCGATGATCGAGCTGGTCCGGATGGAGGGCTCGACCTACGCCGCACCGCCGCAGCGGTTCGAGGCCGGAGTGCCCATGGCTGCCCAGGCCGTCGGGCTCGCCGCGGCCTGCGACTACCTCACCAAGCTCGGCATGGACCGGGTCGCCGCCCATGAGCACGCCCTCACCGAGGCGCTGCTCGCCGGCCTGGCCCAGCGCCCGTGGGTGCGGGTCCTCGGCCCGACCGACGGCACCGACCGCTCCGGGGCCGTCGCCTTCGAGGTCGACGGCGTTCACGCCCACGACGTGGGGCAGGTGCTCGACGACGCCGGCGTGGCCGTGCGGGTCGGGCACCACTGCGCGTGGCCGCTGCACCGCCGCTTCGGGGTGACCGCGTCCGCGCGGGCGAGCTTCGCGGCATACAACACGCTGGAGGAGGTCGAGGCGCTGCTCGCAGCGCTCGACCGGGTGCCGGCCGTGTTCGGGATGGAGGGCTGA
- the sufC gene encoding Fe-S cluster assembly ATPase SufC, whose product MATLEIKDLQVTVDTENGVKEILRGVTLTVKSGETHAIMGPNGSGKSTLAYSIAGHPKYTITGGTVTLDGEDVLAMSVDERARAGLFLAMQYPVEVPGVTVSNFLRTAKTAIDGQAPALRHWVKDVKNAMSDLRMDPAFAERNVNEGFSGGEKKRHEILQMELLKPRFAILDETDSGLDVDALKIVSEGVNRVRSTGDVGVLLITHYTRILRYIKPDFVHVFVDGKIVEEGGPELADRLEDEGYDRFVGVKA is encoded by the coding sequence ATGGCAACCCTGGAGATCAAGGACCTGCAGGTCACGGTCGACACCGAGAACGGCGTCAAGGAGATCCTCCGCGGCGTCACGCTGACCGTGAAGTCGGGCGAGACGCACGCGATCATGGGTCCCAACGGCTCGGGCAAGTCGACGCTGGCCTACTCCATCGCCGGCCACCCGAAGTACACCATCACCGGCGGCACGGTGACCCTCGACGGTGAGGACGTCCTCGCCATGAGCGTCGACGAGCGCGCCCGCGCGGGCCTGTTCCTCGCGATGCAGTACCCCGTCGAGGTCCCCGGCGTGACGGTGTCCAACTTCCTGCGCACCGCCAAGACCGCGATCGACGGCCAGGCCCCGGCCCTGCGCCACTGGGTCAAGGACGTCAAGAACGCGATGTCCGACCTGCGCATGGACCCGGCGTTCGCCGAGCGCAACGTCAACGAGGGCTTCTCCGGTGGTGAGAAGAAGCGCCACGAGATCCTGCAGATGGAGCTGCTCAAGCCCAGGTTCGCGATCCTCGACGAGACCGACTCCGGCCTCGACGTCGATGCGCTGAAGATCGTCTCCGAGGGCGTCAACCGCGTCCGCTCCACCGGCGACGTGGGCGTCCTGCTGATCACGCACTACACGCGGATCCTGCGCTACATCAAGCCCGACTTCGTGCACGTCTTCGTCGACGGCAAGATCGTCGAGGAGGGTGGCCCCGAGCTGGCCGACCGCCTCGAGGACGAGGGCTACGACCGCTTCGTGGGCGTCAAGGCCTGA